GAGTGTCCTCCAATATTTCTATGACATATTCACCGTCTCTACTTTGGGACCAGACAGCACCTTTGTTCATACATTAGAATATGAAAGGTGACCTCATGCTCTACTTCATATCTGGTTTTCAGACGAGAGGACGCGGTTTCGAGAGCAGAGATTTCATTTTTCAAGAGATTTGTGGTTTTCCGAAAATGATAATCTCTGCTAGAGTTAGCCTTCTAAAGGGTTAAACCGGAACCTTCCCGTAGTCTAACGTTACCGTTAGCCTTCTAAAGGGTTAACACCGGAACCTTCCCGTAGTCTAACGTTACCGTTAGCTTTCTAAAGGGTTAAACCGGAACCTTCCCGTGGGCTACCTTCCCGAAGTCTAACGTTACCGGTAGCCTTCTAAAGGGTTAAACCGGAACCTTCCCGTAGCCTAACGTTACCGTTAGCCTTCTAAAGGGTTAACACCGGAACCTTCCCGTGCACTACCTTCCCGTTGCCTAACGTTACCGTTAGCCTTCTAAAGGGTTAACACCGGAACCTTCCCGTGGGCTACCTCCGTGCCTAACGTTACCGTTAGCCTTCTAAAGGGTTAACACCGGAACCTTCCCGTAGCCTAACGTTACCGTTAGCTTTCTAAAGGGTTAACACCGGAACCTTCCCGTAGCCTAACGTTACCGTTAGCTTTCTAAAGGGTTAACACCGGAACCTTCCCGTAGTCTAACGTTACCGTTAGCCTTCTAAAGGGTTAACACCGGAACCTTCCCGTAGCCTAACGTTCCCGTTAGCTTTCTAAAGGGTAACACCGGAACCTTCCCGTTAATTAGTCGGTAACTCATGTCCTGTTAACGTTAGACACCGGAACACATGTATGTAGTGTAACGTTAACGTAGCCCCCATATACTCTTGATATTAATAACAGCCAGTCTATGCTGCACACCGATAGATTACGTTAGCGTTATATTCATATATTGTTGACCCATTCGTTAGCGTAATATTTCTAGATTTCTGTCTCTATATGTTGACCCATATAGAGCTACTCACGGTCTATGAGATGCCTTTTACTTTCTATTCTGCAGCTCCGAAACCGTCAATTCAGGCTTTATGGCGCCGGTAACACCATTCAACTCTGACTTCCGGCTTCCGGCTCAaaccttcacaataaaagaatatgattagtttagttttgttttgcaagGAAACCATAGATGTCAACATAAATTTATCCAAAGCGGAGGGTAAAAGTATTTAGTGGCAGGGAACAATTTCAACAGCTCTGGGAGCAGGAAAACTAAGGGAGGCACCTATCCTCTAAATCTAGGAACTATCTAGTGAAAGAGGGGAGGTCAGGTCAAAGACAAGCGTTACTCGGAAACTTGGTTTGGAAGAAGTGTCTCTAAAGAGTATTTTACAAATGGGGTCAAGCGGGAAGggaaatagttgttttttcacatttttaaaagactGTATAACAGGATCCAGTGCATTACGGTGATGGTTCCATAGATGGCAGCAATGCAACTTGTAAAGCTGAGGATCATACAGGTCATGCAGAGATCAGGGAATGGTTAGATGAGCATGAATATTATGCAACAATATGGAATGTATCATGCTTATGCTCATAAACTGTAGACTACAGAACCATAATCATTAATGAACCTGAAAGTCAAGGCATCAATGTTAAACAGCTATTTGCCTTATAATCCaggaaataaaaacaccaacaattaaacagtgttttgttttaatgtttggaATCATCTTTCACTGCCAGCCTCTAGGCCTCAGTTAAAGGTACCGGTCCCAGAGAAAGGTACCGGTCCCAGAGAAAGGTACCGGTCCCAGTTAAAGGTACCGGTCCCAGAGAAAGGTACCGGTCCCAGTTAAAGGTACCGGTCCCAGTTAAAGGTACCGGTCCCAGATAAAGGTACCGGTCCCAGTTAAAGGTACCGGTCCCAGAGAAAGGTACCGGTCCCAGTTAAAGGTACCGGTCCCAGTTAAAGGTACCGGTCCCAGATAAAGGTACCGGTCCCAGTTAAAGGTACCGGTCCCAGATAAAGGTACCGTCCCAGTTAAAGGTACCGGTCCCAGTTAAAGGTACCGGTCCCAGTTAAAGGTACCGGTCCCAGAGAAAGGTACCGGTCCCAGTTAAAGGTACCGGTCCCAGTTAAAGGTTCCGGTCCCAGATAAAGGTTCCGGTCCCAGATAAAGGTACCCTCACACAcatctctgtccctctgtccgGTGCAGCCACCATGTGGACACACAGAACATTTTACCAACTAAAACCAGTGAAAGCAACATGTATCATATACGTATACGCATACCATATTCATGattgataattttttttaatctgaataAAACAAGGAAGCGTGAGAAACTAAACTTATTACtataatactatactataatactcaattcaatttcaattttatttatagtatcaattcataacaagagttatctcaagacactctACTAATACTTCTACTTAACCTTTTTATTTCTTGCACTGTTACTATGATACACTTGTCGACTACCTCTCTTATTTTTACCTGCAGTCTGACTGTGAGCAACTGAACAATTTCCACAGGGGGGCAGTAAAGTCTTCTGATTCTGGAAACAAAACTCATATTTTCAGGGAGTCAAATacagatatgacagaaaaattCAATCAGAATAGagaggtgctgctgctgttgtttgtgtgtctgtgtgtctttgtgtgtgtctgtgtgtgtctgtgtctataTATACATGCGACACATATGTAGTTATGTGCTCTTCGTGTGTCTTTGTTATGATCTTTTAAATGATAACTTCCAGCGATATTTGACTCCTATCACAGCTGTATAATATCTGCTCATAAATAATGCATCTACATACACACAAGTATCACACACTGGGACGGGAGCGGCGATCAAACTGCATCTGTAACGCGCATCAATAAAGATCGCTCCCAGAGATATTTAGAGATTAATTAAGGCAACTTTCCGACAAATCATCAGGGAAATAGTACTTCTACTGAGTAATACACCATTGTTTCTCTGAACGCTCATAAGCTAGACTTCATCATTAAAGAAGCTTCTGTGTTTTCTGACTACTGAGCCGTAGTAACCCTTACATCAAGCCTTACATTAGTTTTCACTTGAGATGTGCGCGCTCCCGCGAAGTGCGCGCAGTTGTTGGCGGAACACGTCACAGTGCCTTTTATATTCCGCCTTTATGATTTTTGATTCGAAATTCTCTCTTAGAATTCCAGttcttaaaaagaacaacagcCCCTCTCTCTGCGCTGATTGGCTACCAGACACCCATGACGTTTTGCTTTGGTCAGAGATCAAAGCCAAACACAAACATTCTGAAGTTGACGTCAGCATTCCATCATTCATTTGACAGAATAAGTCAGCAGACTTTCAGATGAGAGGTATGCAACCATCACACTTAGAAATGTCTCCAACAAAACCACTTTACAACAAGACCAATTTTCAGATTAAACAACAGGAAGTTCTGCCTACTACATCAGGTGGCTACCGGGTGGAGTCCTTTCTGGGCGAGGGCAGGTTTGGGAAAGTGGCCAGCTGCCTAAAACTACAAACCAATGAGAAGATGGCGCTGAAGATTGTACGAACTGATGCAGGCATCGCTGGCAAGAGAGAGGTGGCCATGCTTAAAAGACTCAGGAAGCtcgacaaagacaaaaacaacttggTCAGGTTGACTGAGTATTTTAGGTACAAAAGACACTATTGTCTGGTGTTTGAAATGCTGGACACAAGCCTCCACGATCTGATGAAAGAGAGGAACTTCAAGccgctgtgtgtgtctgagatcAGGGGGATCTGCCAGCAGATGCTGATGGCTCTGAATGCCCTCAGCAGCATCGGCCTGGTGCACACAGACATCAAGCCAGACAACGTGATGCTGGTCAACCACAAGCTGCAGCCCTTCAGGGTCAAACTGATTGACTTTGGTTTGGCTGCTACACTTTCCAAAATGTTGCCTGGCACCATTCAGGCCCTCGGCTACAGGGCCCCTGAGGTCCTCCTAGGCCTCCCATTGGATGAGGCTGTGGACATGTGGTCTCTGGGCTGCATTTTGGCCTTCATGTACCTGGGCAAGCACCTGTATCCAACACACTGCGAATATGAGGTGATGAGAGTGATGGTGCAGATGCACGGTCAACCCCGCGATCGCCTGCTGAATAATGGGCTCTACACCACAAACTTCTTCAGCAAGAACAAAGAGTTCTCTGGTCCAAAATGGAGACTGAACACTCAAAGGGAATACACGCTCAGAACAGGCTCCACAACCACATGCCGCCATGGCATTTACAACAAGTTGAACAGTCTGCATGACGTAGCCAGGTTCCACCCAACAGTGAGGCATGCCACGGAGTATGAAGACACACTGGCCTTTTTAAGCCTCTTCAAACGAATACTGCATCTGGATCATAAAAAGAGAATATCCCCCAGTGAAGCTCTGGGGCACCGTTTCATCACAATGAGACACCTACCTTGTTACACTTACAACTTCACTTATGTGACAGCAGCACGTTCGACCCTCAGAGAATGTGGACTGTCGAAGAAGTTCTCAGTCCAGTTTAAACGCTTTGTAACGTCCAGCGAAGCGCTAAACCGGGATGTAGCCCCCATTACTGACTCCAATGACTCCCTATCAGCTGATGAAGAAACAGCTGCTGGCCCCAATAAGGGAGCTTCCCCCGTCTCTGTTACTCAGCATTCAGAGGGGGTCAACAGCAGCAGCCTTGATAACGAGACCTACAGTAGCTTTGTTGAAGTCAAAACCCGGAAAAAGTACTTCAAGAGGGCCTGCCGGTTCTTCACCAGGATCTTTAAGTCTGTCTGCTGCTGCAGAGTTGATgttagaaaataaagacacgCCACATCTGAATGAAGACATGTCATCAGCGGCTAACGCTGTCACTGCACAGCAAGAAGGTTGTGGGTTGGAACCTGCCTTACTGCATAGAGCTGTGGACGTCCTCCCCCGAGTCTACGTGAGTTTACTCCGGTGACACCCCCCACAGCCCAGGCACAAGCAGAATAGGTCCACTAGTGCTTGCAGAATGGACCCTGCTAACTAGAGATAATAGATTGATTAtgattgaaataaaatataaatgaaagaAGAATTCATCAATATTGTCATTAGGAATCAGTGAACCCAGCTCTGTTTTATCTTAGTGTGGCCACTGTGTTGAGATGATGAAGTGGTGCTTCCCTCCGAGGTGCACGGAGACCTGCGTGACGTGATGGCATCATCCTCCGCTGCTCTGCTCTGGCACTGGAAGCCAAAGACTGTTACTGCCATGACAGAGCTGGGAATAAACCAGCAAAATATCATTTTAAATGACAGTATTATTTTGTCTACTGATATGTACAGGTTGGTTCAGTCAACAATGATTTTCATGGCTTCTTTTGGGGGCAAGGACTTGGTCAGTGTCACTATGTCAAGTCTGCCATTGTATTTGTAACTGACACGTAAGCTTGTTCCAAAACTTTAAAACTTGAACTCAACTGTGAAACCTTATTTCTGCCTGAGTCACATCCCATACATTTCCATTAGCAATGGGGTTTGTTTAACGAAGACAACAACTCCCATGATCCCACACAACTTCACAAGGTCATCCAAATGTCCATCTTTCTTATTGTTTTAAGTGAGAGACCCTTAGTGGCAGAACCTGAAACACTGAACATTTGAGGTGTGACTTCTGTGGAAGAAAAAGTTCTTTCAGGTCCAGTTAGGTGGCTGGATCACATGGTTTTTAATCATCAGAAGTTCACCAAAACAATTCTCCCTGAGCAGATTGAGTCCGGCCACACTTTCTACAGGGCTACAGGAAGCAGCTCAATAAACAGAAGCTGAGAAGAAATTTATTCCCAAGACGGTCTGAGTAGATTTGCATAGACAATGAAAAAGTTCTTTGAGTAGGTAATGATTGTGGCTCTGAACAGCAGGTCTCCCTCAGTGACCACGGTGAATGCTTCCTCTGGACACTAGGCTCAGACAAAAGGCAGATGGCTTAATCAAATCAGGACACGCTAACAGTTGATTAAGTTAAATAGTTTAAGAACAGTAGCAATGTAAAGAAGAACATCAAGGACTTGGTTCAGTTAGTCACTGAGATTGGGCCGGTGGAGGACAGCGGTGATTCCAGCTTCTCTGCCATTTTCTGTCCAACAAGCCAGTGTCCCAGTTCTTTTTCGATTGTCAGTTTAGGGAAA
The Etheostoma spectabile isolate EspeVRDwgs_2016 chromosome 6, UIUC_Espe_1.0, whole genome shotgun sequence genome window above contains:
- the LOC116691407 gene encoding homeodomain-interacting protein kinase 2-like is translated as MRGMQPSHLEMSPTKPLYNKTNFQIKQQEVLPTTSGGYRVESFLGEGRFGKVASCLKLQTNEKMALKIVRTDAGIAGKREVAMLKRLRKLDKDKNNLVRLTEYFRYKRHYCLVFEMLDTSLHDLMKERNFKPLCVSEIRGICQQMLMALNALSSIGLVHTDIKPDNVMLVNHKLQPFRVKLIDFGLAATLSKMLPGTIQALGYRAPEVLLGLPLDEAVDMWSLGCILAFMYLGKHLYPTHCEYEVMRVMVQMHGQPRDRLLNNGLYTTNFFSKNKEFSGPKWRLNTQREYTLRTGSTTTCRHGIYNKLNSLHDVARFHPTVRHATEYEDTLAFLSLFKRILHLDHKKRISPSEALGHRFITMRHLPCYTYNFTYVTAARSTLRECGLSKKFSVQFKRFVTSSEALNRDVAPITDSNDSLSADEETAAGPNKGASPVSVTQHSEGVNSSSLDNETYSSFVEVKTRKKYFKRACRFFTRIFKSVCCCRVDVRK